The genome window TGCAGTTTATTAAtaagctacagatgaaataaatgatgaacttcagggtggtgaaagtgcaaggtgatgagcttgattgCTCCTTCCCAATAAATactgagggtcttattctggtgacatgataatTGATacttggctgccatttgacaaataaaattagcttTTTTTTGTACATAACGCATAGCCTTTTATctacaacaagtcaatttgatggaaacatatCTGGTGGGAAAATGAGCATATTGTttatatgcagattttagaaatttcccatgaaaatctgttgccaattggatggaaacagaGCTACTGattaatattttattaactctctTGGACAGTAGACCTACACAGCTGTGGCATGGATGACTTTTCTGTCAAACCCGCAACCAAAACAATCTCAGGCTGTATAGGCTGATTCTGCAGGCCTAAATTTCATTTAGAACAAAACTTATTAGATTATTATATTGAGTTAGACCTGAGTTAAAGCCTACCAAAACATGTCTAACACACAACACTCACTAGCATCCTAAACTCACAAAATAAAAGTATTCTAATCTCAAAAATTCCGTCAACAGAAACAAAAGAACAGATCTCTGATAAACTCTATATTCTACATCCAAGTATAGCTTTGTCATAGTGGGAATAGCCCACTAACCTTGACCTATAAATCCCAATTGTTGAAAATGACACAGGAATGCAGATGGGAGACTCAAGCCTTCCATAGCCTATTCAAATTTGATTTTGAATTGGTCAAACAGGCTATAGCCTACCTTTAGTCTAAATCAATGTTGATCAAAACAGTTAAATGGGATAGTTTGTAATATTGCTCAGTAAAAGAATAGGCCTACGGAATATTAGGTTACAGACAAAAGTTAACTATTTGCAGCATGCTTGCAGTCTGGCACACTATCACATAAAACAATCCTACTAAAATATTTGGTCAACAGAAATaaggcaaacatttctgaaaacctcaATGTTCTACATCTAACTATTGGGATGTCATCATTAAAATGCTAAGCTGTAGAGCACAAATAAATTATTTTAGATACAACTGAAAATGCACAGTTAAAGTTTACTGTCAGACAAGTAAAAACTATTTCGCTGGCTTGCGAGGCAATAAATCTGCATTTTATGTGATACAGACCCAATCCCATTTGGATCCAATTCTCTCTCAGCTCGGACATGTTTGGGTCGGATCTGGTCCACCTTGGATATACATTTTGTTTTTTAAAGACCGGATCCAGTTGGGGTCAGGTATGAATTTAACGGATTTGGTTCGGATCTCAATTTTGGGATCTGAGAAAAACTCTACCTCATCTTTCATTGGCAGTAGTTTGATTATATACATTTTTGTCTTTTCTAAATTAGATTGTTCTCCATCTTTctcgccctctttctctcttgcccttcctatctttctctcttaattatattcaaagggctttatttgcatgggaaacatatgtttacatcacACATACACAAGAGAGAGATACTAtgtagactcagtgagcatagccttgataTTGAGAGGTCAACAtaccagacctggctctcaagagaagaaagcttgatgattagttgattgttTGAATCATCTGTGTAATACTAGGGCAAAATGTGCACCCCATTGTTGTCCCAAAGACCAAGTTTTGGAAAACATGATTTATCTTCCCACTACTTCCCATGATTTATCTtccaactatttgcacattgctaatagtaaaacaaatatttcccatgccaataaagcctctttgaatagagagagagagagagattgtttcCTATGGTCGTGAAGGAAAAAAGGCGAGTCAGGTAAAACGCCACACACAGTCCTCATTATTTAAATTAGCCGACGTCATGAGACTGACTCTGTTCTTGGAAATCAAAGTATTTTTCAACTACAGCTGTCAGTATCAGATACAGTATTACATTTTATAAATTCGATGGCTTAAGTGTCTTCACAGGTGATATCGAATTGTTTAAGGAATTACACAAACACCATTGCTCACCAATCCGTATCAGTGCTTGTTTGGTGAACAAGATCTCATTGGAGTTAATCTCAACTGGTTGGACGAGCCGCACCCGTGGAAAGAAAAGGACCCTGGTGTCGCTCAGGTGTTTACTCCATCTTGGTGCTTTGTGCTGGACGGTCACAACGCTTACTAAAGGACATTTCGTTTGTTCTCAAGGTTTCAACCATGACGATTTGGATTGCACTTCTTCTTGCGACTTTCGCAGTGGGTGCCTCAGCTCAATGTAAGTTCATTTTTAATTTAAGCATTTTAACAATGGGAAGTGTTTATTAGCAtgtcgttttttttatttttatgagaaTACATATTTAAGTAGCCATAATCTCTAGCCAATTTTGATAGTTCGAGGCAGTCCGTCCCAAAATTGATAGCTAACAagttaacttttttttttgttattgaccTCTGCGTTTCGCTGCCTAGCCCTAAACAGCCAGCTCAAATCAAGCATTTCGGTATGATAAACCAATTTGTTTATGGCCAAAATATTACAATGACGTTGCATGTTACACAATTTGTATGTTTCCTTTATACATTGGACATAATTCTCTTCCAACGAGACTAGTTTCGGTGTGTTAAAGAGTGGGGGTCGGGAGGTATTGTTGTGTGTAACCAACGCCCAGTTCGAGCTCTCTAACGTTACCTGTAGGCCTACACCCTCTATGGGAATTCCTGTTGTTTTTAACTGCTTCCGCTCTAATAAACAGGGCTATTTATTACTCCATTACATCGCCTGTTGTTGGCCTCATGGTAGTCTGATTAGTCAGCCTGTAATACACTTTTTAATTGGTGTAAATACAGCCTAAAACGAATGTTTGCAAACTCGTGTAAATGTTCCTAACTTTAACGAACCATATAACCGCTACCTACCGGGTCTCTATTTAAGTCGGGTAAACAACACTTTCGTGTGGATATTTCGTCTCATATCGGGCAACTGTTGGCCAAACCGCACAGAGAACCAAGTcatacttttttaaatgtaaaaaaataaaaatacgttCTGGCTTGTAAAGAAATGTACACGACTTTGCAAGTATTAGTTTCAGGCTGTACCAATTGTGTATTTCAGACTAGCCTCATGTTTAATTTGTCTTCCACAGGCAAATGTGACAGTATGAAGTGGGCTACATGCGATGGCACCCCTTGCACGTGTAGCATTATGGTTGAAGCTGGTATGGCACAAAACCTGAACTGCTCTACATGCAAGTACCTCTCTCATTACTATGTCAAGCAACATTAATCTCATTTGGGTAACTTTTTAATACTTCCTGATATAAGTATTACAACTAGCCTACATCCATTTTATTAAAAAGGGGTTTGTGGGTAGAAACTGTTTTCTGGGACTGGTGTGTCCAGTGTTATTTTGCCTATGAATGATTCTTATAGTCTCTTATCCCTCTGTTAGTGATCCCCAAATGCTACCTGATGAAGGCAGAGATGTACCGTGCTAAGAACAACCTGTCCACTCGTACTGGAGGAAAGCCAGTTGAGACCGCCTTTGTGGACAATGATGGTATCTATGACCCGGTCTGTGAGGCCACTGGTGCCTTCCGTGCCAAACAGTGCAACAACACTGAGGAGTGTTGGTGTGTCAACAGTGCTGGCGTGCGCAGAACCGACAAGGGAGACAAGAGCCTCAAGTGTGAGAAGCTCGTGGAGACCTAGTAAGTTTATATCATGTGTCTAGAGATTAAGAATCATGGGTTGCCATCATTCGTGCAGGATGTGGCTTCAGCTTTAACTTGTGTACAGACGGGGCACACGTATTATGCTAGTGAAACATCAATTCAGGATGATTAAGAAAAGGTAAGTGATAGGATGAATCTAAATTCTGATGACTAGGCAATTGTACTGGGTATTGAAATCTAaccccgtccctctctcctccagttggGTTCGCCTGGAGCTCAAGCACAAGGAAGTGAGCAAAGCCGTGGATGCTTCTAAGTTGCAGGCGTAAGTATTTGTCCGTTTCATGATATTGGGGTCAACTTCACATTTCACGAGTGCTATAATAACACGTGCATGAAACTACTCACTGAACTTTGTCCTCCTGCAGTGCCATTGCAAATGCCATCGAGACGCGTTACAGCTTTGACAAGACCCTTGTGAAGGAGGTGGAGTATGACCCCGACGCTCGCATGATCATTGTCGATGTCCAGAAGGCGAAGGGAGACCGTAAAGCCGACCTATCGCGTATGGCCTACTACATGGAGAAAGACGTAAGTCAtgacctctcccctccctttgctgtttcactTCAGTGACGCATATCATGGTCTCCCTTGGCATATGTCTTCTGACCTCAGTTAAATAAAACATACTAAAATCAAAACCCAGATTATTGACCTGCGAATATTCCATGTTATTCCCAGGTCAAGGTGCTGCCCCTGTTCGCGAACCAAGAAAAGTTTGCGCCCAGTGTGGACGGTCAGAAGCTGGAGATGGAGAACATCTTGGTGTACTATGTGGATGAGGAGGCTCCCACCTTCACCATGAAGAAACTGACTGGGGGCATTATCGCAGTCATCGTGGTGGTCATCCTGGCCGTGGTCGCCGGACTGCTGGTCCTTTTCTTTGCGAGGAAGCGAGAGCAGAAGTACAGCAAGGCCGAGGTGAGTGGTCCAACATGTTCCTCTGATAACGAGGTTAAGGAAGCATTTGAAACACTGCATCTATAAGCTGTTCCTGTTGTGGTCATGGTTTTATGTATACAGTAAGGACATTAACCACATTTTAAAACCATACTGGCACATTGAAAAACCAATTGCCCCGTGATGCGTAATGTTTTGTTTGGTTGCTTTCACTTTCAGCCCAGAGAGATGGAGGCCCTGTAGACAACCCTTCACCAGTCAGTTCTACGCTGGAATATTAACAGCTTGTATATAGCCCTTTAACAAAACATTGTTTGCAATTGTGCTGTTTTTAATAATGTTACTTGAGGGATGCCGTTTTTAAAGGACTGGTCTTTTTATTTGGCACTGTTACTACCACAAGCGTCTTTGTATATAAACGGTTGTCATTTAAATCCTAATGTCTGTAAAATGGCAAAGCTACAGTGCTTCAGAAACACAGGATACATGTCCAGGTTGATTTAAATGCATCAATATTTTTATTAAATGAAGTCTGAATGCTGCAGACTGTACAGTTTCATATGCATTTTGTTTTGATGGATTGTCTGTTTTTAATAAAGTGTCTTCAAATATATCCTTTGCCTTAATTTTGTTACAATCCATTTATTTGCCTCTAAAATGACAAGGGGGTTCTTAAACTGAGTTTAATGGTGTTCAGCATTAGAGCCAGGTATACCTTTAAGGTTGCTCAATGGAAAATTACTGTGCAGAGTCACACTAATGGGGGAGGGGAACAATTGGCATGAAATTACTTTGTTTCCCAGCCTGGCTAACTAATGAGGAATATACTCAAATCAAGTctataaaaaaaacatatctaAACTAACATGGTCACCCCTAAACAAGTTTATGGCTAGTATTGGTCTTGAGTGATACACATCCATGTATTGTAACTAATTATTTGGTCACAAACATTTAGCAgatgtagctaaatgcttgtccCTAGCTCCCAACAGTGCAGGTAAATGAGGTACTTCATGACATGCCTAGTTACACAACTCTTGACTTGATCCCAGATGAGCTCGGTTAGGGTGGAAACAGTAACCACAATGTATGCTTCAGAACCAGTTTCAACACTCCAAACCAATGTATTCCGTTTGTATTTGGATATACTGGTGAAGAGACTAGGGTGTGTTCACCTGTTCAGTATCTGTGATACTCTGGAAATGCTACCGGTGTCTTCATGGACCTTACGGTCATGGGATCATTATGTTAATGTATGTCTTTTTCAGGTAGATGAATTACGACCTTGAATGTGGGGATTTTTAATGAAAGATCTCATTGAGCTTGTTCACGTGAACTAAAATAACTTTGAGAATGTATGTCAGTCGACTGAGAAGGGCCTGCGTGTAGATACTATGACCCCACCTATTTCGTGAGGGATGTGGTTAGTCAACCTCTGCTCTGAAACCATTTGGCATTACGTCAAACCTGTTTGTCAAGTTGAGGTCCTCATAATACTCAAGTCTACAGAGAGCCATGTTATTAGGAGGTGGCATGCCAACCTGTATATAAGGCCCTTAGTGTTAGAAAGTTAAATCAAAGTACAAGGTCATAGCGCATCAGTGGAATTCTGTAGCGAGACTGGTTAATAGTTTATATCAGCAGTTATACAGAGAAAGATTATTAGCCATATTGTCAGGTTAAGATTCACCTTTTTAAACAGTATTGTATTTGAAAAGGTACCAGACAGGCAGTCATTACCGCATTAACACCAGAAGCTATCCACGGATAACCTGTCCCAGCTTGCTCACATTGTTTGGTTCTGGAATTTTTTACAAGCAGTACAACTAGGTAGCATTTTGGGATGTGTCTGAGTGTTTCCAGGTGTTACATTATTGGACCAATGAATCGGGCACCTTACTGTAAAATCACTGTCATCATACATTTGGTACATTAATGACAAAGGACTTTCTTACTGGAGTTTCTCTTTTTTCTTTAAATAAGAACtaaaatacacacatatacaaaaaTAGCTTTATCAAGGAATAAATAATAGGCATTTTCAATAGTCATTACCAATTGCTTTGCCTATGTTTCCCTTTCAAACTCTTCTTCCTTTTATCTCATTGTTTCCCCCTCTCATAAGCAACACAAAGTGCCTCTAACTAGTTTAGACAGGTTTGGGTGTTGTATGTCCCCTTTCCCCCTACTCCTCCGTACCTGGAATGAGGGTGTGTCAGTTCCCGGCAGGCCCTATTAAGCTCCACAGCATCTACCACAGAACAGCCTATCATGGGAAGTTAAagtgccttttggtcctagacttgaagCTCCGGTACcgattgccgtgcggtagcagagagaacagtctatgacttgggtaactggagtgacaattttttgggccttcctgacACCGCCTtgtgtataggtcctggatggttggaagcttgaccccagtacgcactaccctctgtagtgccttacggtcagattccGAGCAGTTTTCATACCAAGTGGAGATGCAActggtcagaatgctctcgatggtgcattaTAAGCTTGCATTTGGGAATGACATACAGCAAGAACTCACATAGGAAACAAGCAGTTCAAAATTCTAATAAATTATCATACTGATCTAAAAATATGCTTTCCAGTTATTCAAAATTGAATAAATAGTCATGCTTTGGTTTAAATTCCTGTCCTCTGAGGGAACTTGTCAACTGTCACACCTTCCCAAACTCCTCCCACTTCCACTGTAACACCACTGCTTTACTTTCTTAGATGTCTCTTTGCCCTCACAGGCCCACAACTCTTGTGAAACAGCGCACATGCTTTTCAATCACTGTCCAATATTATTCCATCAATCCACTCTCTCAAACACCACATCCTATCACTGAACAACAGCCTCTTTGTGGCACTacagtctccttttcacctcatttaacacctgatttgcttaacactattttgctcaaaacatttttttttatgcttTAGtttgtgtactttactgtatatatacacacacgtaggATGTCGTTTTTTTCTTTAAATCGCTGGAGGAtgtctttaagacaaaaaaacaggttCTATGTTCCTATTTCTTAATCTTGGCTGATCTGAAAGAATAAGTGAAAACATGGTGGTCACTGGTCACCTAGCAGTAATCTAGTAGGTTGAGTTTCGGACCATTTCAGTTTCACCACACTACACGCCACTCAGTAACCCAGAGGGCACGACCATATCATAACATACCAACTACTCTGTTCATAAAGCAGTCTTTCtcaatactgtactgtaccacttcCACAGTACCGTGCATCACTCACTTCCATTGCATACTTTCCGATGTCTCCACAAACTAGTCACTTACACCACTAACCTTTCCTTAATCTATGCACATACAACTAACTATCATAAAAtaatcctcttcatctatccaacCGTAAGGCCAGTTTGCTAAAACAGCAGCCTAACTAGCTAAAACAACATCCTACGTTATCCCATATCCACTAAATAATCATATCCTACATGGCACTTGTTTTTAAAGAACCAATAAGGAAtgactacatccatttttggactgtTAAATGAATGATAAATATGaatataaagttgaagtcggaagtttacatccacttaggttagagtcattaaaactcgtttttcaaccactccacaaatttgttgttaacaaactatagttttggcaaatctactttgcgcatgacacaagtaatttttccaacaattgtttacagactgtgcctttaaacagcttggaaaattccagaaaatgatgtcatggctttagaagcttctgataggctaattgacaccatttgagtcaattggaggtgtacctgtggatgtatatcaaggccttccttcaaactcactgcctctttgcttgacatcatgggaaaatcaaaagaaatcagccaagacctcagaaaaaattgtagacctccacaagtctggttcatccttgggagaaatttccaaacgcctgaaggtaccacgttcatctgtaccaacaatagcacgcaagtataaacaccatgggaccacgcatcataccgctcaggaaggaaacgcgttctgtctcctagagatgaacgtactttgatgcgaaaagtgcaaataaatcccagaacaacagcaaaggaccttgcgaagatgctggagaaaacaggtacaaaagtatctaaatccacagtaaaacgagtcctactgtatatcgacataacctgaaaggccgctcagcaaggaagaagccactgctccaaaaccgccataaaaaagacagactatggtttgcaactgcacatggggacaaagatcgtacttttatgagaaatgtcctctggtctgatgaaacaaaaaaagaactgtttggccataatgaccatcgttgtttggaggaaaaaggtggaggcttgtgcacttcacaaaatagatggcatcatgagggaggaaaattatgtgcatatattgaagtaacatctcaagacattccagttaggaagttaaagcttggtcgcaaacgggtcttccaaatggacaataaccccaagcatacttccaaagttgtggacaacaaagtcaacgtattggagttgccatcacaaagccctgacctcaatcctatagacaatttgtgggcagaactgaaaaggcatgtgcaagcaaggaggcctacaaacctgactcggttacaccagctctgtcaggaggaatgggccaaaattcacccaacttattgtgtgaagcttgtggaaggctacccgaaacgtttgacccaagttaaacaatttaaaggcaatgctaccaaatactaactgagtgtatgtaaacttctgacccactgggaatgtgatgaaagaaataaaatgctCGAAAAactcactctactattattctcacatttcacattcttaaaataaagtggttatcctaactgacctaagacggggaatttttactaggattaaatgtcaggaattgtgaaaaactgagttgaaatgtatttggctaaggtgtatgtaaacttccgacttcaactgagagtatatatatacacacacactacagttcaaaagtttggggtcacctagaaaagtccttgtttttgccttctaggcagagttgcaaagaaaaaaaacaatctctgtccagtgtcggtgttcttttgcccatcttaatcttttctttttattggccagtctgagatatggctttttctttgcaactctgcctagaaggccagcatcctggagtcgcctcttcactgttgacgttaagactggtgttttgcgggtactatttaatgaagctgccagttgaggatttgtgaggcatctgtttctcaaactagacactaatgtacttgtcctcttgctcagttgtgcaccggggcctcccactcatctttctattctggttagagccagtctgcacttttctgtgaagggagtagtacacagcgttgtacgagatcttccgttttttggcaatttctcacatggaatagccttcatttctcagaactagAATAGACTGTCTAGTTTTAGaggaaagttatttgtttctggccattttgagcctgtaatcgaaccgacAAATGCTgaagctccagatactcaaccagtctaaagaagaccagttttattgcttctttaatcagaacaacagttttcagctgtgctaacgtaattgcaaaagcgttttctaatgatcaattagcctttcaaaattataaacttggattagctaacacatgtgccattggaacacaggagtgatggttgctgataatgggcctctgaacgcctatgtagatattcaataacaaatctgtcgtttccagctacaatagtcatttacaacattaatta of Salmo salar chromosome ssa01, Ssal_v3.1, whole genome shotgun sequence contains these proteins:
- the tacd2 gene encoding Tumor-associated calcium signal transducer 2 precursor, which produces MTIWIALLLATFAVGASAQCKCDSMKWATCDGTPCTCSIMVEAGMAQNLNCSTLIPKCYLMKAEMYRAKNNLSTRTGGKPVETAFVDNDGIYDPVCEATGAFRAKQCNNTEECWCVNSAGVRRTDKGDKSLKCEKLVETYWVRLELKHKEVSKAVDASKLQAAIANAIETRYSFDKTLVKEVEYDPDARMIIVDVQKAKGDRKADLSRMAYYMEKDVKVLPLFANQEKFAPSVDGQKLEMENILVYYVDEEAPTFTMKKLTGGIIAVIVVVILAVVAGLLVLFFARKREQKYSKAEPREMEAL